Within Actinomycetota bacterium, the genomic segment CGAGGACACGGACGACGAACTCACGGCATTCGTCTCCGACGAGCGGCACCTCGACCGCAAGGCGCTCGGCGAACTGCATCGCCAGCAGGCGATCGTGCGCGACGAGCTGCAGACCGTCGCGCTGCCCAAGGACCTGTGGGGTGCGGCGGACGCGCTGACGGCGGCCGCGGCGGCCGTGGCGCGGGAGGCCGGCAGGGTGGGGGAGCACGCCGGGGCCGACGACGTGCTGACGGCGCTCGGTGAGGTCGACCTCGCTGCGGCGCGTGCCGCGGTCGACACGGCGGATGCGGCGGTCCACGATGTGTGCGAGCGGTTCGGACTGGAGGACGCTGCGGTGTACGGCGGGGGGTTGTACATATGAGGTTCCCGACACTTGCGAAGGCCGCCGCGGCCGCGGTGGGGCTCGTCATCGTCGCAGTGGTCGTGATGGGCTACTTCGGCGAGTACCGGGCGGCGAAGGGGACCGCCGGCGGCGAGGCCACCCGCTCGGTCGACGCGACGGGCGCATCGAAGGACTCGACGCTCACGGGCGCCGGCATGAACGTCATGTCCCAGACATCGGGGGCCACTCCGTCGTGGGTGATCGTGCAGATCGAGGGCCTGAACCTGCGCACCCAGCCGGAATCGGACGCCGAGGTCATCCGAGGGCTCTCGCGCAACGAGAAGCTACGCTACGTGTCGGGGAAGACCGGCTGGTACCAGGTGACCGACAAGGACGGCCGAACCGGCTGGATCTCGTCCAACCCGCAGTACGCGACGATCGAGAAGTAGGAGGCGCACCGGCCGTGAGCGATCTGGTCATCGGCGCCGCCGACGAGTTCTACCGCCTTCGCATCGTCCGTGTGGACGACGCCGACGCGCCCGACCTCGAGTGGCGCGAGGACATCCTGTACCGCGAGCCGCCTGCCCAGGACATGGACGAGTACGCGGTCTGGCGCGTCGAGGTCGTATCCGTCCTGGACGACGAGCTCGTGACGTCGCTCGGAGAGTACCCGTCTGAGCGGGAGGCCGAGGAGCGTCTCGGGGGCGCGCAAGAGGACCTCGACCGGATGACGAAGTCGCAGTTCGACGCTGCGTACCTCGGTTCGTAGACCGGGGCCGCTCGGCGGCGCGAGGTCGTCCCATGGGGCGGGCCGCGTGAGCGGGTGAGAGCGCCGGCGATGCGGCCGTACTGCGCGGATCCCGCTAAGCGACATAAGATACCTTATCAGACAAACGCCTGAGTACGTACGCTCGCATGGCAGCGCCCCCTGCGCCAAGGAAGGCTACGGCCCCGTACCGTGGCAACACGGTACGGGGCCGTCCTCACACCGTCGGCGCGCGGCCGCTGGCAAAGTACGCGCGCCGGTGCGATGGCATCGGTCGCGGGTGGAAGCCCCGGCACTCCGGGCTCCGCCCGCCCGGGCCGGCGTCGCCGCCGGCCGATCAGGTTATGTCAATCGAGTGTGCGCGCCGTCCTCGGGCGTGTAGCGGGGTCCGAGGTACCTCGCCCGGGCGTCAGGCCCCGCTGACAGGGCTTCGACGAGTTCGCGGGCGACCGGCGGGCGCAAGTCGAGCTCTGTGAGCCGTTCCAAGGCCACGAGGTCGACCCCTTCGACCCGTGGGTCGTCGGGTCGATCC encodes:
- a CDS encoding SH3 domain-containing protein, which encodes MRFPTLAKAAAAAVGLVIVAVVVMGYFGEYRAAKGTAGGEATRSVDATGASKDSTLTGAGMNVMSQTSGATPSWVIVQIEGLNLRTQPESDAEVIRGLSRNEKLRYVSGKTGWYQVTDKDGRTGWISSNPQYATIEK